In Paenibacillus sp. BIC5C1, a genomic segment contains:
- the minC gene encoding septum site-determining protein MinC: MTVKSNHVTIKGIRDGLVFLLDDQCEFEELLYELRYKLEHSHQNILTGPIVHVDIKLGNREVTEDQKEAILDILKQKGNLLIRSIDSPALKPEVKGPPPIVTMCGMVRSGQVLHHEGNLLFLGDINPGGTVTCTGDIYVLGSLRGMAHAGIGGDEDSIIAASVFAPTQLRIADIISRPPDEWESRETGMEFAYLQDNQMQIDKMSNIVRLRRDFNVFKGV, encoded by the coding sequence ATGACGGTAAAATCGAATCACGTAACGATTAAAGGCATCCGAGACGGCCTGGTTTTCCTGTTGGACGATCAATGTGAATTCGAGGAATTGCTCTACGAGCTCCGCTATAAGCTGGAACACAGCCATCAAAATATTTTGACCGGACCGATAGTTCATGTGGATATCAAACTGGGCAACCGGGAAGTGACGGAGGACCAGAAAGAAGCAATTCTTGATATATTGAAACAAAAGGGGAATTTGCTCATTCGTTCCATAGACTCACCGGCCCTTAAACCAGAGGTTAAAGGGCCGCCGCCGATTGTAACCATGTGTGGTATGGTACGTTCGGGTCAGGTGCTTCATCATGAAGGGAATCTACTGTTTCTTGGTGATATCAATCCGGGGGGCACAGTAACGTGTACCGGAGATATATATGTTTTGGGTTCACTCAGAGGCATGGCTCACGCTGGAATTGGTGGGGACGAGGACTCGATCATTGCAGCTTCGGTGTTTGCACCAACGCAGCTGCGGATCGCTGATATCATCAGCCGTCCTCCCGATGAGTGGGAGAGCCGAGAGACCGGTATGGAATTTGCTTATTTACAGGACAATCAGATGCAAATCGACAAGATGAGCAATATCGTTCGGTTGCGCCGAGATTTTAATGTGTTTAAAGGAGTGTAG
- the rplU gene encoding 50S ribosomal protein L21, whose product MYAIIETGGKQYKVQEGDVLFIEKLTANDGESVTFDRVLAVSNDQGLTAGTPLVSGATVTAKVEKHGKGQKVVVYKYKPKKNYHVKQGHRQPYTKVTIEAIKA is encoded by the coding sequence ATGTACGCAATTATTGAAACAGGTGGCAAACAGTACAAAGTCCAAGAGGGCGATGTTCTGTTCATCGAGAAATTGACTGCGAACGATGGCGAAAGCGTAACGTTCGACCGTGTCCTGGCTGTATCTAACGATCAAGGTTTGACAGCAGGTACACCATTGGTTTCCGGAGCAACTGTAACGGCTAAAGTGGAGAAACATGGCAAAGGACAAAAGGTTGTTGTATACAAATACAAACCTAAAAAGAACTACCATGTGAAGCAAGGTCACCGTCAACCGTATACAAAAGTAACTATTGAAGCAATCAAAGCGTAA
- the rpmA gene encoding 50S ribosomal protein L27, whose product MLKLNLQLFASKKGVGSTKNGRDSNAQRLGVKRADGQTVTGGSILVRQRGTKIHPGTNVGIGKDDTLFAKVDGVVKFERWGRDRKKVSIYPVNVAPVAAAVEA is encoded by the coding sequence ATGTTGAAATTAAATCTTCAGTTATTCGCATCGAAAAAAGGTGTAGGTTCCACGAAGAATGGTCGTGACAGTAACGCACAACGCCTTGGCGTTAAACGTGCTGACGGACAAACAGTAACTGGTGGTAGCATTCTCGTTCGCCAACGCGGAACGAAAATTCACCCAGGTACTAACGTGGGTATCGGTAAAGATGACACTTTGTTTGCGAAAGTTGACGGCGTTGTGAAATTCGAACGTTGGGGACGCGATCGTAAAAAAGTAAGCATCTACCCTGTGAATGTTGCTCCAGTAGCAGCTGCAGTAGAAGCATAA
- a CDS encoding ribosomal-processing cysteine protease Prp, producing MIIVQVFRNDDGSIDRFSIKGHANFAKRGEDIVCAGVSAVTVGTVNSIETLTGVEMDAKMKNGFLSASLPVLEKDGTWSQVQLLLESMVLMLTDIAESYGKYIQIEQVK from the coding sequence GTGATTATCGTTCAAGTCTTTCGTAATGATGACGGGAGCATCGATCGTTTCTCCATCAAAGGGCATGCTAATTTTGCCAAGCGAGGAGAAGACATTGTATGTGCCGGGGTATCCGCTGTTACAGTGGGTACGGTGAATTCGATTGAAACACTGACTGGTGTCGAAATGGACGCCAAAATGAAGAATGGCTTTTTAAGCGCTTCTTTACCGGTGTTGGAGAAAGACGGAACCTGGTCCCAGGTACAATTGCTACTCGAATCCATGGTGCTTATGCTCACTGATATTGCAGAGTCATACGGAAAGTATATTCAGATAGAGCAAGTCAAATAA
- a CDS encoding M23 family metallopeptidase, protein MNTKLRIKQRREERIRRLMDGAAEEIVQKRELGSVFDKRTSTQRNPFSSIDIQDNLRTARSSLAEPERDPEWLWKKENGHYGPSGHPRFNLMKSFVKRTVVSILLFGAVWGLFQLNTSWTAPAKTVIADVLHRDMDFAYAAAWYERHFGGTPSFLPVLGHTTDAVNGSGIRHLLGKPISGTVVQPFALSMKGIEIVPEAGGTGLVQVVSSDAGRVLQVLDDPENGTTVVIQHSGQVTAIYGRLNESEVQVNDWVEAGDAVGSLKENGKDQPATLYFAVKEGEQYVDPAEVVALD, encoded by the coding sequence ATGAATACGAAACTCAGGATCAAACAGAGAAGAGAAGAGCGCATTCGGCGGTTAATGGATGGTGCTGCGGAAGAAATTGTGCAGAAGCGAGAATTGGGCTCGGTATTCGACAAGCGTACGTCTACGCAACGTAATCCGTTCTCGTCTATAGATATACAAGATAATCTACGAACGGCCAGATCCTCTTTGGCGGAACCGGAAAGAGACCCGGAATGGCTGTGGAAAAAAGAGAACGGACATTATGGTCCTAGCGGCCATCCTCGTTTCAACCTGATGAAGTCATTCGTGAAACGAACGGTGGTTAGCATTTTATTATTCGGCGCTGTCTGGGGATTGTTCCAGTTGAACACTTCATGGACGGCACCTGCCAAAACCGTGATCGCCGATGTGCTGCATCGGGATATGGATTTTGCCTATGCCGCCGCCTGGTACGAACGGCATTTTGGTGGAACACCATCATTCCTGCCTGTTCTCGGACATACCACCGATGCTGTGAACGGCTCGGGTATTCGACACCTGCTCGGCAAACCGATTTCGGGAACCGTCGTTCAGCCTTTTGCACTGAGCATGAAAGGCATTGAAATTGTTCCTGAAGCCGGAGGTACAGGACTTGTCCAAGTTGTCAGTTCAGATGCCGGACGAGTACTTCAAGTATTGGATGACCCGGAGAATGGGACAACGGTTGTAATCCAGCACTCTGGTCAAGTCACAGCCATTTACGGACGCTTGAACGAGAGTGAAGTCCAGGTGAATGATTGGGTAGAAGCGGGTGACGCCGTAGGTAGCCTAAAGGAGAATGGAAAGGATCAACCTGCCACATTATATTTCGCTGTAAAAGAGGGGGAGCAGTACGTAGACCCAGCGGAAGTGGTTGCCCTTGATTAG
- a CDS encoding Spo0B domain-containing protein, giving the protein MKSWKRVPWIAACSLLIPLVFVMLYPVIISIAVYALWSVAVLFVSVNVMKRQAEAERRTIIQSMEKTAIASLNHHRHDWMNDLQVLYGYLRLGKLDKSVQCVERIVERVNEESRISRLGIPSLVFYLQSFRTSGVALELHVVVEEELQLSALVSPEDGESLTGAIADAIRAYQYGGGRSSWGEVRKLTLNFGQDHGDVVVRLDGDQTPDPETLRQLNAVLKGKKVRTEQLPSEDTFIQFRMPCGI; this is encoded by the coding sequence ATGAAATCTTGGAAAAGAGTGCCCTGGATTGCGGCATGTTCACTTCTGATTCCTTTGGTTTTCGTTATGCTGTATCCAGTGATTATTTCAATTGCTGTATACGCATTGTGGTCCGTCGCGGTGCTTTTTGTTTCTGTAAATGTGATGAAGAGACAGGCAGAGGCGGAACGCAGAACCATCATACAATCTATGGAAAAGACAGCAATTGCATCATTAAATCATCATAGGCATGATTGGATGAACGATCTTCAGGTATTGTATGGATATCTTAGACTGGGCAAACTTGATAAATCAGTGCAATGTGTGGAAAGAATAGTAGAGCGGGTTAACGAAGAAAGCCGAATCTCCAGATTGGGTATTCCTTCACTCGTATTTTATCTTCAATCTTTCCGGACCAGTGGAGTCGCTCTGGAATTGCATGTGGTCGTAGAGGAAGAGTTGCAGCTTAGTGCTCTGGTCTCTCCCGAGGATGGCGAGTCGCTTACGGGGGCGATTGCCGATGCGATTCGAGCCTATCAATATGGCGGCGGCCGGTCGTCTTGGGGAGAGGTTCGCAAACTGACCTTGAACTTCGGACAGGATCACGGAGATGTGGTTGTCCGGCTGGATGGGGATCAAACACCCGATCCGGAAACATTGCGGCAGCTCAATGCCGTACTCAAAGGAAAAAAAGTCAGAACGGAGCAGCTTCCGTCTGAGGATACGTTTATACAATTCAGAATGCCTTGCGGAATATAG
- a CDS encoding ACT domain-containing protein produces MNERYYLVREDILPEAVVKTMQVKELLASGDVKTVHEAVEQVGLSRSAFYKYKDGIHLINQLERERIVTISIDLEHQSGILSRVLGHVAGYGANVLTINQSIPLQGRANVVISVETSHLHGEIGEMLDRMQDMPGVRRTRIVGQG; encoded by the coding sequence GTGAATGAACGCTATTACTTAGTACGGGAAGACATTTTGCCAGAGGCTGTGGTGAAGACCATGCAGGTAAAAGAACTGCTGGCTTCCGGGGATGTTAAAACAGTTCATGAGGCTGTTGAACAGGTTGGATTAAGCCGGAGTGCTTTTTATAAGTACAAGGATGGCATCCATTTGATCAATCAGCTTGAACGGGAGCGAATTGTAACGATCTCCATTGATTTGGAGCATCAGTCAGGAATATTGTCTCGTGTGCTCGGACATGTAGCTGGTTATGGAGCCAACGTGCTAACCATTAATCAAAGTATCCCGCTCCAGGGAAGAGCCAATGTCGTCATTTCAGTGGAGACATCACATCTTCATGGGGAAATCGGTGAAATGCTCGATCGGATGCAGGATA
- the minD gene encoding septum site-determining protein MinD: protein MGEAIVITSGKGGVGKTTTSANIGTALALLGKKVCLVDTDIGLRNLDVVMGLENRIIYDLCDVADGRCRLNQALVKDKRFEELYMLPAAQTRDKNSVSPEQVKDIILELKKDFEYVIIDCPAGIEQGFKNAVAGADQAIVVTTPENAAVRDADRVIGLLESSHIQSPKLVVNRIRNNMVKSGDMLDIDGILQVLNIDLIGIVPDDELVIKAANSGEPTVMNPDSLAAIAYRNIARRILGDTVPLMQLEQKKGAFTRFKKFFGMG from the coding sequence ATGGGAGAGGCGATCGTGATCACTTCGGGTAAAGGCGGCGTGGGTAAAACAACCACCTCGGCAAACATCGGGACAGCGCTGGCGCTGCTCGGCAAAAAGGTTTGTCTGGTAGATACCGATATCGGCCTTCGCAATCTGGATGTCGTGATGGGACTCGAAAACCGGATCATTTATGATCTGTGCGACGTTGCAGACGGCCGTTGCCGACTGAATCAGGCTTTGGTCAAAGATAAACGTTTCGAAGAATTATATATGCTGCCTGCAGCACAAACGAGAGATAAGAACTCTGTGTCACCAGAACAGGTGAAGGACATTATTCTCGAATTGAAAAAAGATTTTGAATACGTCATTATTGATTGTCCAGCCGGAATTGAGCAGGGGTTCAAAAATGCGGTTGCAGGAGCTGACCAGGCGATTGTGGTCACTACACCAGAAAATGCGGCTGTGCGTGATGCGGACCGTGTCATTGGTTTGCTGGAGAGTTCGCACATTCAATCACCAAAATTGGTTGTGAACCGTATCCGCAACAATATGGTCAAATCAGGCGACATGCTCGATATTGACGGCATTTTACAAGTACTTAATATTGATCTGATCGGGATTGTTCCTGATGATGAACTTGTCATTAAGGCAGCCAACTCGGGAGAGCCCACAGTAATGAATCCGGATTCACTTGCGGCCATTGCCTATCGTAATATTGCCCGTCGTATTCTGGGAGATACCGTTCCTCTGATGCAATTGGAGCAAAAAAAAGGTGCTTTCACACGTTTTAAGAAGTTTTTTGGAATGGGTTAA
- the mreC gene encoding rod shape-determining protein MreC, which translates to MVELFKLLGNKRLFVLLVGLVTFIALMGFTLGPRTALSWPEKFLKDSVGFVQYVFYKPASSVAGFFKDLANMRTVYQENEELRIAMGHYTRDRLKYNDMEQVNEQLQKALNFTEEQKNRYNYGSRIAQVISANSDPNSRTINIDIGENAGIKAGMAVTSQEGLVGVISHVSSYTSTVNLLTSMDANDPTSNAIAATAVGKEKVFGMIESYDPKSGMLKMTKISEDSNIKAGDEIISSGIINNFPKYMRIGEVKSVEKSEYGLTKTATIEPYASFLDWKELIVIIPPEVKE; encoded by the coding sequence GTGGTCGAACTGTTTAAACTGCTGGGTAACAAAAGACTTTTTGTTTTGCTGGTGGGCCTTGTTACATTTATCGCGTTAATGGGCTTTACGCTCGGTCCGCGAACCGCTCTATCCTGGCCGGAGAAATTCCTTAAGGATTCAGTCGGATTTGTACAATACGTATTTTATAAGCCCGCTTCTTCTGTAGCGGGCTTTTTCAAAGATTTGGCGAACATGCGTACGGTGTATCAAGAAAATGAAGAGCTACGCATTGCGATGGGGCACTATACCCGTGATCGGCTGAAGTACAATGATATGGAGCAGGTAAATGAACAGCTCCAGAAAGCTCTCAATTTTACCGAGGAACAAAAGAATCGATATAACTACGGTTCACGAATTGCTCAAGTCATCAGTGCCAACTCAGACCCCAACAGCAGAACGATTAATATCGACATTGGTGAAAATGCGGGAATCAAGGCTGGGATGGCCGTTACTTCGCAAGAGGGGCTGGTCGGCGTGATCAGTCATGTCAGCTCATATACGTCAACGGTTAATCTGTTAACGTCCATGGATGCGAATGATCCTACTTCCAATGCCATTGCGGCTACAGCGGTAGGTAAAGAAAAAGTGTTTGGCATGATTGAAAGTTACGATCCGAAGTCCGGAATGCTCAAGATGACCAAGATTTCAGAGGATTCTAATATCAAAGCCGGCGATGAGATTATCTCCTCCGGAATTATCAATAACTTTCCGAAGTATATGCGGATTGGTGAAGTGAAGAGTGTCGAGAAAAGCGAATATGGTTTAACAAAAACAGCTACAATTGAGCCCTATGCAAGCTTTCTGGACTGGAAAGAGCTGATTGTGATTATTCCACCTGAGGTAAAAGAATAA
- a CDS encoding rod shape-determining protein: protein MFGGFTKDLGIDLGTANTLVYVRGKGIVVREPSVVAIRTDTKSIEAVGEAAKKMIGRTPGNIRAIRPMKDGVIADFDTTATMIKYFIREAQKQRSMFQRHPNVMVCVPSGITAVEQRAVEDATKQAGAREAYTIEEPFAAAIGADLPVWEPTGSMVVDIGGGTTEVAVISLGGIVTSRSVRVAGDEMDESVIQYIKRQYNLMIGERTSEQLKMDIGSAMPLEQVETMEIRGRDLVTGLPKTITITSDEISEALADTVNAIVEAVKVTLEKCPPELAADIMDRGIVLTGGGALLRNLDKLLAGETGMPVIVAENPLDCVAIGTGKALENIHLFKSRSSSAVRSKR, encoded by the coding sequence ATGTTTGGTGGTTTTACGAAAGATTTGGGTATTGATTTGGGGACAGCGAATACTTTGGTTTATGTACGTGGAAAAGGAATTGTGGTGCGCGAACCTTCGGTTGTCGCTATACGGACAGATACAAAAAGCATTGAGGCAGTAGGGGAAGCCGCAAAAAAAATGATTGGACGTACACCAGGTAACATTCGTGCCATTCGTCCAATGAAAGATGGCGTTATTGCCGATTTTGATACAACGGCAACGATGATCAAATATTTCATCCGTGAGGCGCAGAAACAACGCTCCATGTTCCAACGTCATCCGAACGTGATGGTATGTGTACCATCCGGGATTACTGCAGTAGAACAACGCGCGGTCGAAGATGCAACCAAACAGGCTGGAGCACGTGAAGCCTATACGATCGAAGAGCCATTTGCAGCTGCAATCGGTGCAGATCTGCCTGTATGGGAACCGACGGGTAGTATGGTTGTCGATATTGGTGGCGGTACAACGGAAGTGGCTGTCATCTCTCTTGGCGGGATTGTAACAAGTCGTTCGGTTCGTGTTGCTGGTGACGAGATGGATGAATCCGTGATTCAATACATCAAACGCCAGTATAATCTGATGATCGGTGAACGTACATCCGAGCAGTTGAAAATGGATATCGGATCAGCTATGCCGCTTGAGCAAGTGGAAACTATGGAGATTCGTGGACGCGACCTCGTTACAGGCCTGCCGAAGACGATTACGATTACATCGGATGAAATCAGCGAAGCTCTGGCGGATACGGTGAATGCCATTGTTGAAGCTGTAAAAGTAACCTTGGAGAAATGTCCACCTGAGCTGGCGGCGGATATTATGGACCGTGGTATTGTTCTCACAGGTGGTGGGGCATTGCTGCGCAATCTGGACAAGCTGCTTGCTGGTGAGACAGGAATGCCTGTGATCGTAGCAGAGAACCCGCTCGATTGTGTTGCGATCGGAACAGGTAAAGCGCTTGAAAATATTCATTTGTTCAAGAGCAGAAGCAGTTCGGCAGTTCGTTCCAAACGTTAA
- the obgE gene encoding GTPase ObgE, with protein sequence MFVDKAKIYVKAGDGGDGIISFRREKYVPNGGPAGGDGGRGADIIFRVDEGLRTLMDFRYQRHFKAPRGEKGRNKSQHGANAENMIVRIPPGTVILDEDSGEVLADLTRHGQQVVVARGGRGGRGNIRFATPNNPAPELAENGEEGEERYIVLELKVMADVGLVGFPSVGKSTLLSVVSAAKPKIGAYHFTTITPNLGVVGVGEGRSFVMADLPGLIEGAHEGIGLGHEFLRHVERTRIIVHVVDMSGSEGRDPFEDWQKINEELKLYNPVLAERPQVVAANKMDMPDSEANLEEFLQKAREVQPDIEVMPISSLTRKGIQELLYRAADLLDQIPDEPVVEEVADLSERKVYSLDKKEDDGFRIVRENEIFVVESAKIERMMKRMQLNSHEAILKLARTLRYMGVDAELRKRGAEEGTIVRIGEFEFEFVEGSSYY encoded by the coding sequence ATGTTTGTAGATAAAGCGAAGATTTATGTGAAAGCCGGAGACGGAGGAGACGGAATTATTTCGTTTCGTCGTGAGAAGTATGTACCGAACGGCGGACCTGCCGGGGGTGATGGAGGCAGAGGAGCTGACATCATTTTCCGTGTGGATGAAGGTCTGCGTACGTTGATGGATTTCCGTTACCAGCGTCACTTCAAGGCCCCTCGTGGTGAGAAGGGACGTAATAAAAGTCAGCATGGCGCGAACGCTGAGAACATGATTGTACGAATTCCACCAGGTACTGTGATTTTGGATGAAGACAGTGGAGAAGTACTGGCTGATTTGACACGTCATGGTCAACAGGTTGTTGTTGCTCGTGGCGGACGGGGCGGACGGGGAAACATTCGTTTTGCCACACCTAACAATCCAGCACCGGAACTTGCCGAAAATGGCGAAGAAGGCGAAGAACGTTACATCGTACTTGAGCTTAAGGTCATGGCAGATGTTGGTTTGGTTGGTTTCCCAAGTGTCGGTAAATCTACACTGTTGTCTGTTGTTTCGGCAGCCAAGCCAAAGATTGGAGCATATCATTTTACAACCATTACTCCTAACCTGGGTGTTGTTGGTGTGGGCGAAGGTCGCAGCTTTGTTATGGCCGACTTGCCTGGTCTGATTGAAGGTGCTCATGAAGGTATTGGGCTTGGACATGAGTTCTTGCGTCACGTAGAACGTACACGTATTATCGTTCATGTTGTTGACATGTCTGGTTCAGAAGGACGTGATCCGTTCGAAGACTGGCAGAAAATCAACGAGGAACTCAAATTGTACAATCCTGTCCTCGCTGAGAGACCGCAGGTTGTAGCAGCCAATAAAATGGACATGCCGGATTCCGAAGCTAATCTGGAAGAGTTTTTGCAGAAAGCTCGTGAAGTTCAACCGGATATTGAAGTTATGCCTATTTCGTCCCTGACACGGAAAGGGATTCAAGAGCTCCTGTATCGTGCGGCTGATCTGCTGGATCAAATTCCGGACGAGCCAGTGGTTGAAGAAGTTGCTGATTTATCTGAACGCAAAGTATACAGTTTGGACAAAAAAGAGGACGATGGGTTCCGTATTGTACGGGAGAATGAAATCTTCGTTGTCGAAAGTGCCAAGATTGAACGTATGATGAAGCGGATGCAGCTGAATTCGCATGAAGCGATTCTCAAACTGGCGCGTACATTGCGATATATGGGTGTGGATGCGGAATTGCGTAAACGTGGAGCTGAAGAAGGCACCATTGTGCGCATTGGCGAGTTTGAGTTCGAATTTGTGGAAGGCAGTAGCTACTACTAA
- a CDS encoding Rne/Rng family ribonuclease, with amino-acid sequence MKQMIVHNEHNLMQMALLEEGKAVEFMAERTRERGLLGSYFKGRVVNVLPGMQAAFVDIGQKKNAFLYVDDVLHPNLEKQPKVKPSISELLRPGQDVIVQVLKEPVGSKGARVTTHYSLPGRWLVYMPLADYVAVSKKIAREGDRSRLKTLGEQLRRDEEGLIIRTVSAEEQREAIQADLETLREQWRLIREKADSLPSPSLLHRDHSMVQRIIRDVYTPGSDEVITDNAVQARELSALLEEICPGHQPKVQVYKGEESIFTAYRVQEQLNKDFARKVWLPGGGYIVIDHTEALTVVDVNTGKYTGAGGDSLEETVTETNMQAAVEIARLMRLRDIGGMIIVDFIDMEEAINRHEVAAALENELKKDRTKAFVIGWTKLGLLELTRKKVREESTLPYVEPCSSCHGTGKRYISPLH; translated from the coding sequence ATGAAACAAATGATTGTACATAATGAACATAACCTCATGCAAATGGCGCTTCTGGAAGAAGGCAAAGCTGTAGAATTCATGGCAGAGCGTACACGCGAGCGTGGACTGCTGGGTTCGTATTTCAAAGGACGGGTAGTGAACGTGTTACCAGGTATGCAAGCTGCTTTTGTGGATATCGGTCAGAAAAAGAATGCTTTTCTGTATGTGGACGATGTATTGCATCCCAATCTGGAGAAACAACCCAAAGTGAAGCCTTCAATTTCGGAGCTGCTTCGTCCAGGTCAGGATGTAATTGTCCAGGTCCTGAAGGAGCCAGTAGGAAGCAAAGGAGCCCGGGTGACGACTCATTATTCGCTACCTGGCCGCTGGCTTGTCTACATGCCTTTAGCGGATTATGTAGCCGTCTCCAAGAAAATTGCCCGTGAGGGGGATCGATCCCGACTCAAGACTCTTGGTGAACAACTGAGACGGGACGAAGAGGGGCTTATCATACGAACCGTATCCGCAGAGGAACAGAGGGAAGCCATTCAGGCCGATCTGGAAACATTACGTGAGCAGTGGCGTCTGATTCGTGAAAAAGCGGATAGTTTGCCTTCACCAAGCCTGCTGCATCGGGATCACAGTATGGTTCAGCGGATCATTCGTGATGTGTATACGCCTGGCAGCGATGAGGTAATAACGGACAACGCAGTACAAGCCCGTGAGTTGAGTGCTTTGCTGGAAGAAATCTGTCCGGGCCATCAACCTAAAGTACAGGTGTACAAGGGAGAGGAATCCATTTTTACTGCTTATCGTGTGCAGGAGCAGTTGAACAAGGATTTTGCCCGCAAGGTATGGCTACCTGGTGGCGGATATATTGTCATTGATCATACCGAGGCGCTCACTGTAGTCGATGTCAATACAGGCAAGTACACGGGAGCGGGCGGTGACAGTCTGGAAGAGACGGTAACGGAGACGAACATGCAGGCAGCGGTTGAGATCGCCCGTTTAATGCGTCTTCGGGATATCGGCGGCATGATTATTGTGGATTTCATTGATATGGAGGAAGCGATCAATCGGCATGAAGTTGCGGCAGCGCTGGAAAATGAACTCAAGAAGGATCGAACTAAGGCTTTTGTAATTGGCTGGACCAAGCTAGGATTGCTCGAACTTACCCGTAAGAAAGTACGGGAAGAGAGCACCCTCCCTTACGTGGAGCCGTGTTCTTCCTGTCATGGGACAGGCAAAAGATATATTTCGCCTTTGCATTGA
- a CDS encoding rod shape-determining protein MreD encodes MITRKQVLFLLLFVLFIVEGTILPLLIPSAWQMRISANLVYIVILFIAVYHHRHTALVLGILFGLLHDVVFYGEMIGPYGFSMGLSAYMMGLIFQAPRAPLPVMVSVVLLGSLLNDTMLFFLYKLFQLNHVTFDWALLEYMIPNLFIHFVFALIIYVPLRKQLERIGKRKSKAQEAT; translated from the coding sequence ATGATAACGCGCAAGCAAGTCTTATTCCTGTTACTGTTCGTTTTGTTCATTGTTGAAGGAACGATTCTTCCGCTGCTCATTCCTTCGGCCTGGCAAATGCGTATTTCTGCGAACCTGGTCTACATCGTGATTTTGTTTATTGCTGTATATCATCATCGGCACACGGCGTTGGTGCTTGGCATATTATTTGGACTCTTGCACGATGTCGTATTTTACGGCGAAATGATTGGACCATACGGATTCTCGATGGGATTATCGGCATATATGATGGGACTTATTTTTCAAGCGCCACGCGCACCACTGCCGGTTATGGTTTCCGTCGTCCTTTTGGGAAGTCTGCTGAATGACACCATGTTATTCTTTCTGTACAAGCTCTTCCAACTCAATCATGTGACATTTGACTGGGCACTGCTTGAATACATGATTCCCAATTTGTTCATTCATTTTGTGTTTGCGCTGATCATTTATGTTCCTCTTCGGAAACAACTGGAGCGGATTGGTAAGAGAAAGAGCAAAGCACAAGAAGCTACTTGA
- a CDS encoding M50 family metallopeptidase encodes MIRLWGVRISFHPFFVIIMMASLLTGNFIELITLFAIVFIHECGHAAAAALLGCRVLSIQMLPFGGVAVIEDAGNITARREIIIALAGPFQNMLMVGVVLLLKYGNLGDPLFLDYIIQGNLLIALFNLLPVLPLDGGKIVQALVSLAAPYYTTLIWTYRISILCSAGVILVAIGRWFTGDYGLPLNILLVGIFLFYSNLTDYRNIPYRFIRFLMNRESAFTRHAATGSLAQPIISFPAKPLETILRLLKRERYHMIYVMNRQGRIMAVLPEQRIIGSYFKQDTDKL; translated from the coding sequence TTGATTAGGTTATGGGGTGTGCGTATCTCGTTTCATCCTTTTTTTGTGATTATCATGATGGCTTCCCTGTTGACTGGAAATTTTATTGAGCTCATCACATTGTTCGCCATCGTTTTTATTCATGAATGTGGACATGCTGCAGCGGCAGCCCTTCTGGGCTGCCGTGTCCTTTCGATACAGATGCTTCCTTTTGGGGGTGTCGCCGTTATTGAAGATGCCGGAAATATTACAGCCCGCCGGGAGATCATTATCGCTTTGGCAGGTCCTTTTCAAAATATGCTCATGGTAGGAGTCGTATTGTTGCTGAAGTATGGGAACCTGGGAGACCCGCTGTTTTTGGATTATATTATACAGGGGAATCTGCTGATTGCCCTATTTAACCTGCTACCCGTGTTGCCGCTGGATGGTGGTAAAATTGTACAGGCACTCGTTAGTCTTGCTGCTCCCTACTATACGACATTGATTTGGACTTACAGAATCAGCATTCTGTGTAGCGCAGGGGTTATCTTGGTTGCCATCGGTCGCTGGTTTACCGGTGATTATGGGCTACCTTTAAATATTCTATTGGTCGGAATTTTTCTGTTCTATTCCAATTTGACTGATTACCGAAATATCCCATACCGGTTTATACGGTTTCTGATGAATCGTGAAAGTGCATTCACCCGTCATGCAGCTACAGGCAGTTTGGCGCAGCCGATTATCTCATTTCCGGCGAAACCTTTGGAGACTATTTTGCGTCTATTAAAGAGAGAAAGATACCATATGATATATGTGATGAATAGACAGGGGAGAATCATGGCCGTTTTGCCTGAGCAGCGAATCATCGGTTCTTATTTCAAACAAGACACGGATAAGTTGTAG